The Haloplanus salinarum genome includes a region encoding these proteins:
- a CDS encoding methionine adenosyltransferase, giving the protein MSDRNIRIESVDRRAVEDQEVEIVERKGIGHPDSLCDGIAENVSRALSNLYLERVGEVLHYNTDETQLAAGNAAPAFGGGEVVEPIYVLIVGRATREYEAADGTEYTLPVDSTALAAARDYLNEVVPELDFGTDVVVDVRLGEGSGDLQTVFGEDGASVPMANDTSFGVGHAPLTETERIVRDAEEYLNGPYADENPELGPDVKIMGKREGDHIDLTVAAAMIDRHLADMAAYRDAVDRVREAVTDLAESRTDRSVAVEVNTADDYQEGSIYLTTTGTSAEQGDDGSVGRGNRANGLITPNRPMSMEATSGKNPVNHIGKIYNLLSTRIAESVVEEVPGIREFRVRLLSQIGRPIDRPHVADAFVVCEDDVSLSDIDADIEAIVDRELADVTDVTRSVIEGELRTF; this is encoded by the coding sequence ATGAGCGACCGGAACATCCGAATCGAGTCCGTCGACCGGCGCGCGGTCGAGGACCAGGAGGTGGAGATCGTGGAGCGGAAGGGGATCGGTCATCCCGACTCCCTCTGTGACGGGATCGCCGAGAACGTCTCGCGTGCGCTGTCGAACCTCTATCTCGAACGCGTGGGCGAAGTGCTTCACTACAACACCGACGAGACGCAGTTGGCCGCGGGCAACGCCGCGCCCGCGTTCGGCGGCGGCGAGGTGGTCGAACCGATCTACGTCCTGATCGTGGGGCGCGCGACCCGCGAGTACGAGGCGGCGGACGGCACCGAGTACACCCTCCCCGTCGACTCGACCGCGCTCGCGGCGGCCCGCGACTACCTGAACGAAGTGGTCCCCGAGCTCGACTTCGGAACCGACGTCGTCGTGGACGTTCGGCTGGGCGAGGGAAGCGGCGACCTCCAGACCGTCTTCGGCGAGGACGGGGCGTCCGTCCCGATGGCGAACGACACGAGCTTCGGTGTCGGCCACGCGCCGCTGACCGAGACCGAGCGGATCGTCCGCGACGCCGAGGAGTACCTCAACGGTCCCTACGCGGACGAGAACCCGGAACTCGGCCCGGACGTGAAGATCATGGGCAAACGCGAGGGCGACCACATCGACCTGACGGTGGCGGCGGCGATGATCGACCGTCACCTCGCCGATATGGCGGCGTACCGCGACGCCGTCGACCGGGTCCGTGAGGCCGTCACCGACCTCGCCGAGTCCCGTACCGATCGCAGCGTCGCCGTCGAGGTGAACACCGCCGACGACTACCAGGAAGGCTCCATCTACCTCACCACGACCGGCACCAGCGCCGAACAGGGCGACGACGGCTCCGTCGGCCGCGGCAACCGCGCCAACGGCCTCATCACGCCCAACCGGCCGATGAGTATGGAGGCCACGAGCGGCAAGAATCCCGTCAACCACATCGGCAAGATCTACAACCTCCTCAGCACGCGCATCGCGGAGTCGGTCGTCGAGGAGGTCCCCGGAATCCGGGAGTTCCGGGTTCGCCTGCTCTCCCAGATCGGCCGCCCGATCGACCGACCCCACGTCGCCGACGCCTTCGTCGTGTGCGAGGACGACGTCTCCCTCTCCGACATCGACGCCGACATCGAGGCAATCGTCGACCGGGAACTCGCCGACGTGACCGACGTGACCCGCTCGGTCATCGAGGGCGAACTCCGCACGTTCTGA
- the cyaB gene encoding class IV adenylate cyclase — MYEVELKVRASHEAVRERLSALGAERVGRVRQVDTYYDAPHRDFAETDEALRIRREEADDGSTTRITYKGPLVEAASKTRREVETGVDDADRLDEILGALGFSPAAVVEKDRERYALDGYTVTLDTVGDLGEFVEIDREASETDLETVREAAAAHLRDLGLDPDEQLRTSYLGLLLDADDSS; from the coding sequence ATGTACGAAGTCGAGTTGAAGGTGCGGGCGTCCCACGAGGCGGTCCGGGAGCGACTGTCGGCGCTCGGCGCCGAGCGCGTCGGGCGCGTCCGACAGGTCGACACCTACTACGACGCTCCCCACCGGGATTTCGCCGAGACCGACGAGGCGCTCCGGATCCGACGCGAGGAGGCCGACGACGGCTCCACGACCCGGATCACGTACAAGGGTCCGCTGGTCGAGGCGGCCTCGAAGACCCGCCGCGAGGTGGAGACGGGGGTCGACGACGCCGATCGGCTGGACGAGATCCTCGGCGCGCTCGGCTTCTCGCCGGCGGCCGTCGTCGAGAAGGACCGCGAGCGGTACGCCCTCGACGGCTATACCGTGACGCTGGACACCGTCGGCGACCTCGGGGAGTTCGTCGAGATCGATCGCGAGGCGTCGGAGACGGATCTGGAGACGGTCCGGGAGGCCGCCGCCGCCCACCTCCGGGACCTCGGCCTCGATCCCGACGAACAGCTCCGGACGTCGTATCTCGGCCTCCTGCTGGACGCCGACGATTCCTCGTAG
- a CDS encoding RAD55 family ATPase, producing the protein MARRLPTGISVLDRQLDGGIPPGSILLLSADPASQSESLLYEIAAARGTLYVTTIRSEQAVRDAIDRYGGSVDRLSVRDAGDYPPIDNATRLVKDVPENANLLIDVVDPLEDAEPTRYRRFLNELQTHMVNTGSIAVLHAMHGESSPNRALTEHMADVVFDLRTDTSGSQIVNRLAVPKFRGGSALEETIKLKLTDGVTIDTSRDIA; encoded by the coding sequence ATGGCCAGGCGTCTGCCGACGGGTATCTCGGTCCTCGACAGACAGCTCGACGGGGGGATTCCGCCGGGGAGCATCCTCCTGTTGAGCGCCGATCCGGCCAGCCAGTCGGAGTCGCTACTGTACGAGATCGCGGCCGCGAGGGGGACGCTGTACGTGACGACGATCCGCTCTGAACAGGCGGTTCGCGACGCCATCGACCGGTACGGCGGCAGCGTCGACCGTCTGTCGGTCCGCGACGCCGGCGACTACCCGCCCATCGACAACGCCACCCGACTGGTGAAGGACGTCCCCGAGAACGCCAACCTCCTCATCGACGTCGTCGATCCGCTGGAGGACGCCGAGCCGACCCGGTACCGCCGCTTCCTCAACGAACTCCAGACCCACATGGTCAACACGGGGTCGATCGCGGTGTTACACGCCATGCACGGCGAGAGCAGCCCGAACCGGGCGCTCACGGAACACATGGCCGACGTGGTGTTCGACCTCCGCACCGACACCAGCGGTTCACAGATCGTCAACCGACTCGCCGTTCCCAAGTTCCGCGGCGGGAGCGCCCTCGAGGAGACGATCAAGCTGAAGCTCACCGACGGCGTCACGATCGACACCAGCCGCGACATCGCGTAG
- a CDS encoding MinD/ParA family ATP-binding protein yields the protein MLAIAGGKGGVGKTTTALGLAAALAPPVVAADADADMPNLHALAGVDRDPTLAAVDDRGVAGVAQSKSGDSGVDVLPAPHVGDADPAALARALDRVAAADRPALVDCPGGAGPDAAAPLRSADATLLVTTLCAPALRDAVKTAAMARTLDAPVCGVVLTRTRSAPDAVTDLLGCPVAASVPPADPPVLDDERVRRAYRRLATNLGEDILASQS from the coding sequence ATGCTCGCCATCGCCGGAGGCAAGGGTGGAGTGGGGAAGACGACGACGGCGCTCGGCCTAGCCGCGGCGCTCGCCCCACCGGTCGTCGCGGCCGACGCCGACGCCGACATGCCGAACCTGCACGCGCTCGCCGGCGTGGACCGCGACCCGACGCTCGCCGCCGTCGACGACCGGGGGGTGGCCGGGGTCGCACAGTCCAAGTCCGGCGATTCAGGGGTTGACGTCCTGCCCGCGCCACACGTCGGCGACGCCGACCCGGCCGCGCTCGCCCGGGCGCTCGACAGGGTGGCCGCGGCCGACCGGCCGGCGCTCGTGGACTGCCCCGGTGGGGCCGGCCCGGACGCCGCCGCCCCGCTCCGGAGCGCGGATGCGACGCTGCTCGTCACCACGCTCTGTGCGCCGGCACTCCGGGACGCCGTCAAGACGGCCGCGATGGCTCGGACCCTCGACGCGCCGGTGTGTGGCGTGGTGTTGACCCGCACGCGGTCGGCACCCGACGCGGTGACCGACCTCCTCGGCTGTCCGGTGGCCGCGTCGGTTCCGCCCGCCGACCCGCCGGTGCTCGACGACGAACGGGTACGGCGCGCCTACCGGCGCCTCGCGACGAATCTGGGAGAAGACATATTAGCGTCCCAGTCGTGA
- a CDS encoding thioredoxin family protein, producing MTETLETMDPTGTWDGDDEVLAALGREGLTYMVWGADWCGDCRGQLPAFAAALEAAGVPDERIERYPVDDDKHGEGVDAYGVEYIPTVVVERAGEEVARFVEEEPEPIAEYLAARIAERDERAQA from the coding sequence ATGACCGAGACACTGGAAACGATGGATCCGACCGGGACGTGGGACGGCGACGACGAGGTACTGGCGGCGCTCGGCCGCGAGGGACTGACCTACATGGTGTGGGGCGCGGACTGGTGTGGCGACTGCCGGGGACAGTTGCCGGCCTTCGCGGCCGCGCTCGAGGCCGCCGGCGTCCCCGACGAGCGGATCGAGCGGTACCCCGTCGACGACGACAAGCACGGTGAGGGCGTCGACGCGTACGGCGTCGAGTACATCCCGACGGTCGTCGTCGAACGGGCGGGCGAGGAGGTCGCCCGGTTCGTCGAGGAGGAGCCGGAACCGATCGCCGAGTACCTCGCGGCACGGATCGCCGAGCGCGACGAGCGGGCACAGGCGTAG
- a CDS encoding YlbF family regulator, protein MSTTTSRLEDLGTELGEAIADSPAYERFEEAKAAVEDDPDAQERIAEVERLRDEFVAAREAGEASQDHVAKLQQAQNDLHSMPVMEEYLNAQEALQSQLEAINVAISEPLSVDFGGEAGGCCQD, encoded by the coding sequence ATGAGCACGACGACGAGCCGGCTGGAGGATCTGGGGACGGAACTCGGCGAAGCCATCGCGGACTCGCCCGCCTACGAACGGTTCGAGGAGGCGAAGGCCGCCGTCGAGGACGACCCGGACGCCCAGGAGCGGATCGCCGAGGTCGAACGCCTCCGCGACGAGTTCGTCGCGGCCCGCGAGGCCGGCGAGGCGAGCCAGGACCACGTCGCGAAGCTCCAGCAGGCACAGAACGACCTCCACTCGATGCCGGTGATGGAGGAGTACCTGAACGCTCAGGAGGCGCTCCAGAGCCAGCTCGAGGCGATCAACGTGGCGATTTCGGAGCCGCTCTCCGTCGACTTCGGTGGGGAAGCGGGCGGGTGCTGTCAGGACTGA
- the ligA gene encoding NAD-dependent DNA ligase LigA, which translates to MVEEPADNPYVRDPDTSFAPVDDLDAATAREQVRRLREAIEYHDYRYYVANDPVIADRTYDALFDRLAELEAAFDLDDERSPTRRVGGEPLDGLETVEHVVPLLSLQSSGDAAEIREFDRRIREAVGDVTYSAEPKFDGFSIEVVYEDGVFERAVTRGDGEEGEDVSANVRTVGSVPLHLRDAPEFLAVRGEVYMPRSGFQALNERRIERGEDPFANPRNAAAGTVRLLDPSTVADRPLDVFFYDVIETSATLSSQREAFDLLRELGFRVNDETTLVEDVEAVLDYRDRLMAARDDLEYEIDGVVAKVDDFEARERLGSTARHPRWAFAYKFPARTGETTVERIVVQVGRTGKLTPVALLDPVDLQGVTISRATLHNAAQVRDLGVHEGAAVRIERAGDVIPEVVEVVDDDAGEAFEMPGTCPVCDGPVVEEGEHHYCTNASCPAQLRRSLQHFCSRDAMDVEGIGEAAADRLVEAGLVESLADLYALDVGDLAALDGWGERSAENLLAELERSKTVDLGTFVYALGIRHVGTERARALAAAFSLDELLDASVDDLLAVEDVGPEVAEAVVSYFDAEANVETVERLLDAGVDPERRDRGDELDGLTVVFTGSVPGYTRSELSELLETHGANVTSSVSGETDFLVVGENPGRRKRERADEEGVETLDPTDFEERILSRL; encoded by the coding sequence ATGGTCGAGGAACCAGCGGACAACCCGTACGTACGCGACCCGGACACGTCGTTCGCGCCGGTCGACGACCTCGACGCGGCGACCGCCCGCGAGCAGGTCCGGCGACTCAGGGAGGCGATCGAGTACCACGACTACCGGTACTACGTGGCGAACGACCCCGTTATCGCCGACCGAACCTACGACGCGCTGTTCGACCGGCTGGCCGAACTGGAGGCGGCGTTCGACCTCGACGACGAGCGCTCGCCCACCCGCCGGGTCGGGGGCGAACCGCTCGACGGACTGGAGACGGTCGAACACGTCGTGCCCCTCCTGAGCCTGCAGTCCTCGGGCGACGCCGCGGAGATCCGCGAGTTCGACCGCCGCATCCGGGAGGCCGTCGGCGACGTGACCTACTCCGCGGAGCCGAAGTTCGACGGGTTCTCGATCGAGGTGGTCTACGAGGACGGCGTCTTCGAGCGTGCGGTCACCCGCGGCGACGGCGAGGAAGGCGAGGACGTCTCCGCGAACGTCCGCACGGTCGGCAGCGTCCCCCTGCACCTGCGGGATGCCCCGGAATTTCTGGCCGTGCGCGGCGAGGTGTATATGCCCCGCTCGGGGTTTCAGGCGCTGAACGAGCGGCGGATCGAGCGCGGCGAGGACCCCTTCGCCAACCCGCGGAACGCGGCGGCGGGGACGGTCCGCCTGCTCGACCCCTCGACTGTCGCCGACCGTCCGCTCGACGTCTTCTTCTACGACGTGATCGAGACGTCGGCGACGCTTTCCTCCCAGCGCGAGGCGTTCGATCTGCTCCGCGAGTTGGGGTTCCGGGTGAACGACGAGACGACGCTGGTCGAGGACGTCGAAGCGGTGCTCGACTACCGCGACCGGCTCATGGCCGCCCGCGACGACTTGGAGTACGAGATCGACGGCGTCGTCGCCAAGGTCGACGATTTCGAGGCCCGCGAGCGCCTGGGGTCGACCGCGCGTCACCCCCGGTGGGCCTTCGCCTACAAGTTCCCCGCCCGGACCGGCGAGACGACCGTCGAACGGATCGTCGTCCAGGTGGGGCGGACGGGCAAGCTGACGCCGGTCGCCCTCCTCGACCCCGTCGACCTGCAGGGAGTCACGATCAGCCGTGCAACGCTTCACAACGCCGCGCAGGTCCGCGACCTCGGGGTCCACGAGGGCGCGGCCGTCCGGATCGAACGCGCCGGCGACGTCATCCCGGAGGTGGTCGAGGTGGTCGACGACGACGCCGGCGAGGCCTTCGAGATGCCCGGGACCTGTCCCGTCTGCGACGGGCCGGTCGTCGAGGAGGGCGAGCACCACTACTGTACGAACGCCTCGTGTCCGGCACAGCTCCGGCGCAGCCTCCAACATTTCTGTTCGCGGGACGCGATGGACGTCGAGGGGATCGGTGAGGCGGCGGCCGACCGGCTGGTCGAGGCGGGGCTGGTCGAGTCGCTCGCGGATCTCTACGCCCTCGACGTCGGGGACCTCGCCGCGCTCGACGGCTGGGGCGAGCGGTCGGCCGAGAACCTGCTGGCCGAACTGGAGCGGAGCAAGACCGTCGACCTCGGGACGTTCGTCTACGCGCTCGGCATCCGCCACGTCGGGACCGAGCGGGCGCGCGCGCTCGCGGCCGCCTTCTCGCTCGACGAGTTGCTGGACGCGAGCGTCGACGACCTGCTGGCCGTCGAGGACGTCGGTCCGGAGGTGGCCGAGGCCGTCGTCTCCTACTTCGACGCCGAGGCGAACGTCGAGACGGTCGAGCGCCTGCTCGACGCCGGCGTCGACCCCGAGCGCCGGGACAGGGGGGACGAACTCGACGGCCTGACCGTCGTGTTCACGGGCAGCGTCCCGGGGTACACCCGGTCGGAGCTCTCGGAACTGCTCGAAACCCACGGCGCGAACGTCACGTCCTCGGTCAGCGGCGAGACGGACTTCCTCGTCGTCGGCGAGAACCCCGGGCGGCGAAAGCGCGAGCGCGCCGACGAGGAGGGTGTCGAGACCCTCGACCCCACGGACTTCGAGGAGCGGATCCTGTCGCGGCTGTAG
- a CDS encoding tRNA sulfurtransferase — MSFGELSTKSSEVRGRMTRRLRDNVAALLADRGVEATVERTWARLVVHTPDPERAARTAADAPGVVWARPSTTRPADPDAVGDALAALARAAPPVDTYAVRARRVGDDDDHDFSSRDLEREGGRVVGAVTDASVDLEDPDRTYHVEVRDDRAHVAARSVAGPGGLPVGTQAPLVALVSGGHDSPVAAYEAMRRGSPIRPLYVSLGVYGGPDHEARAAATVDRLAGYAPNFDCRLRIVPGGGIAERLVADVGDTRMLSWRRALLRMAEAVVQRTDAVGVVTGEAIGQKSSQTAANLAVTDAAVDAPVHRPLLTRDKDSIVEQARAIDTYEDSSIPIGCERLDPDTPATGATLDAVEAAEPDGLLADAAAAVDDLWIADE; from the coding sequence GTGAGCTTCGGCGAACTCTCGACGAAGAGCAGCGAGGTGCGGGGGAGGATGACCCGTCGCCTCCGGGACAACGTCGCCGCACTCCTCGCGGACCGCGGTGTCGAGGCGACGGTCGAGCGGACCTGGGCTCGGCTCGTCGTCCACACCCCCGATCCCGAACGCGCGGCCCGGACCGCCGCCGACGCGCCGGGCGTCGTCTGGGCACGACCGTCGACGACCCGCCCCGCCGACCCCGACGCCGTCGGCGACGCGCTCGCCGCCCTCGCGCGGGCCGCGCCACCCGTCGACACCTACGCCGTCCGCGCCCGACGGGTCGGCGACGACGACGACCACGACTTCTCCAGTCGCGACCTGGAACGCGAGGGCGGGCGGGTCGTCGGCGCCGTCACCGACGCCTCGGTCGACCTCGAGGACCCCGACCGTACGTACCACGTCGAGGTACGGGACGACCGCGCCCACGTCGCCGCCCGGAGCGTCGCGGGACCCGGCGGGCTGCCCGTGGGGACGCAGGCACCCCTCGTCGCGCTCGTCAGCGGCGGCCACGACTCCCCGGTCGCGGCCTACGAGGCGATGCGCCGCGGGTCGCCGATCCGCCCCCTGTACGTCAGTCTGGGCGTCTACGGCGGCCCCGACCACGAGGCCCGCGCCGCCGCGACCGTCGACCGTCTCGCGGGCTACGCCCCCAACTTCGACTGTCGGCTCCGGATCGTCCCCGGGGGCGGGATCGCCGAACGGCTGGTGGCCGACGTCGGGGACACGCGGATGCTCTCGTGGCGGCGCGCGCTCCTCCGGATGGCCGAGGCCGTCGTGCAGCGCACCGACGCGGTCGGGGTCGTCACCGGCGAGGCCATCGGCCAGAAGTCGAGTCAGACCGCGGCGAACCTCGCGGTCACCGACGCGGCGGTCGACGCCCCGGTCCACCGGCCGCTGCTCACCCGGGACAAGGACTCGATCGTCGAGCAAGCACGCGCCATCGACACCTACGAGGACTCCTCGATCCCGATTGGCTGTGAACGGCTCGATCCCGACACCCCCGCGACGGGGGCGACCCTCGACGCGGTCGAGGCGGCCGAGCCGGACGGCCTGCTCGCCGACGCCGCGGCCGCCGTCGACGACCTGTGGATCGCCGATGAGTGA
- a CDS encoding PLP-dependent cysteine synthase family protein, whose amino-acid sequence MHDSVLDAIGSPLVRIDSPPGTTVAAKIESKNPGGSAKDRPAKAMVEAAEERGELEPGDTIVEPTSGNTGIGLAVVGAAKGYDVRVVMPSSKSPERRALMEAYGAEVELVDGEMDTARERADRLEAEGMVQMRQFENPANPEAHYRTTGPEIVEQVGDRTVDALVCGVGTGGTISGTGRRLQEAFPEMTVVGVQPDTNRFLSGDPGDDDFQGMGPGFVAENVDVDLLDGVEDVSLSAAEAECRRLAREEGILVGQSSGASSVGAKRVAERLDAEDPLVVTVFWDSGERYMSTGLFD is encoded by the coding sequence ATGCACGACAGCGTCCTCGACGCCATCGGCTCGCCCTTGGTGCGGATCGACTCCCCGCCGGGGACGACCGTGGCGGCGAAAATCGAGTCGAAGAACCCGGGCGGCTCCGCGAAGGACCGCCCGGCGAAGGCGATGGTCGAGGCCGCGGAGGAGCGGGGCGAACTCGAACCCGGCGACACCATCGTCGAACCGACCAGCGGGAACACGGGTATCGGCCTCGCCGTCGTCGGCGCCGCCAAGGGGTACGACGTCCGGGTCGTGATGCCGTCCTCGAAGTCGCCCGAGCGGCGGGCGCTCATGGAGGCCTACGGCGCCGAGGTGGAACTCGTCGACGGCGAGATGGACACGGCGAGGGAGCGCGCGGACCGACTGGAGGCCGAGGGGATGGTCCAGATGCGCCAGTTCGAGAACCCCGCGAACCCCGAGGCCCACTACCGGACGACGGGTCCCGAAATCGTCGAACAGGTGGGCGACCGGACCGTGGACGCGCTGGTCTGTGGGGTCGGCACCGGCGGTACCATCTCGGGAACCGGCCGTCGCCTGCAGGAGGCGTTCCCCGAGATGACGGTCGTGGGCGTCCAGCCCGATACCAACCGGTTCCTGAGCGGCGACCCGGGCGACGACGACTTCCAGGGCATGGGGCCGGGATTCGTCGCCGAGAACGTCGACGTGGACCTGCTCGACGGCGTGGAGGACGTATCGCTCTCGGCCGCCGAGGCGGAGTGTCGGCGCCTCGCCCGCGAGGAGGGGATCCTCGTCGGTCAGTCGAGCGGCGCGTCGAGCGTCGGCGCGAAACGCGTCGCCGAGCGCCTCGACGCCGAGGACCCGCTCGTGGTCACGGTGTTCTGGGACAGCGGCGAGCGCTACATGTCGACCGGGCTGTTCGACTAA
- a CDS encoding DUF5804 family protein, which produces MTQVCLVGDAAVDLRYELLSRETSRAALATYDLHEPFANTVAVDTVSLGAAVSLLNDLNWYLVRFADCALVREPSVSTDEWLSRDLATAVRDGDVDPDDTGGFLRVYGLDGDELVEPMYATRVDGSVPEYDLRPVDETVVVRVTEAEFGG; this is translated from the coding sequence GTGACGCAGGTCTGTCTCGTCGGGGACGCAGCCGTCGATCTCCGGTACGAACTGCTCTCGCGGGAGACGTCGCGGGCGGCGCTGGCCACCTACGACCTCCACGAGCCGTTCGCCAACACGGTGGCCGTCGACACCGTCAGCCTCGGGGCCGCCGTCTCGCTTCTGAACGACCTGAACTGGTATCTCGTCCGCTTCGCCGACTGCGCGCTAGTCCGGGAGCCCTCCGTCTCGACCGACGAGTGGCTCTCCCGTGACCTCGCGACGGCCGTCCGCGACGGCGACGTCGACCCCGACGACACCGGAGGGTTCCTCCGCGTCTACGGCCTCGACGGCGACGAACTCGTCGAACCCATGTACGCGACCCGCGTCGACGGGAGCGTCCCGGAGTACGACCTCCGTCCGGTCGACGAGACGGTCGTCGTCCGCGTGACCGAAGCCGAGTTCGGCGGTTAG
- a CDS encoding FKBP-type peptidyl-prolyl cis-trans isomerase produces MSDEQAESADEPVDADTADDPDAETATESETEEASGLQDGDFVRLSYTVRTADDGQVVDTTSQEVAEEAGIDEEDHEFEPRTVVIGAGHVFQAVDDDLIGKSVGDENTVEIDSVEAFGEFDPDDVRTVSAEKIDEDDRYPGAHVTVDGQQGHVETIIGGRARVDFNHPLAGEDLEYDYEILDVVDDPAEQAQGLLGMYLDHAPEVWIETDEVEEEVQVEVEGDDDEDPEYETETQTVEKETLYIEATPTMTMNQQWLFQKQQIAQQIMDRLDLDRVIVQETIDGTGGMMGGMGGMMGGMGGAGGADVEEALEDVDVDADEIVEELDEDVDLEE; encoded by the coding sequence ATGAGTGACGAACAGGCCGAATCGGCCGACGAGCCGGTAGACGCCGACACGGCCGATGACCCCGACGCGGAGACTGCAACCGAGTCCGAGACCGAGGAGGCGTCCGGCCTGCAGGACGGTGACTTCGTCCGCCTCTCCTACACCGTCCGCACCGCGGACGACGGCCAGGTCGTCGACACGACCAGCCAGGAGGTGGCCGAGGAGGCCGGGATCGACGAGGAGGACCACGAGTTCGAGCCCCGGACCGTCGTCATCGGCGCCGGCCACGTCTTCCAGGCCGTCGACGACGACCTGATCGGCAAGTCGGTCGGCGACGAGAACACCGTCGAGATCGATTCCGTCGAGGCGTTCGGCGAGTTCGATCCCGACGACGTGCGCACCGTCAGCGCCGAGAAGATCGACGAGGACGACCGCTACCCCGGCGCCCACGTCACCGTCGACGGCCAGCAGGGCCACGTCGAGACGATCATCGGCGGCCGCGCGCGCGTCGACTTCAACCACCCGCTGGCCGGCGAGGACCTCGAATACGACTACGAGATCCTCGACGTCGTCGACGATCCCGCGGAACAGGCCCAGGGGCTGCTCGGCATGTACCTCGACCACGCGCCCGAGGTTTGGATCGAGACCGACGAGGTCGAGGAGGAGGTCCAGGTCGAAGTCGAGGGTGACGACGACGAGGACCCCGAGTACGAGACCGAGACCCAGACGGTCGAGAAAGAGACGCTGTACATCGAGGCCACGCCGACGATGACGATGAACCAGCAGTGGCTCTTCCAGAAACAGCAGATCGCCCAGCAGATCATGGACCGACTCGACCTCGATCGGGTCATCGTTCAGGAGACCATCGACGGGACGGGCGGCATGATGGGCGGCATGGGCGGTATGATGGGCGGCATGGGCGGCGCCGGCGGTGCGGACGTCGAGGAAGCCCTCGAAGACGTCGACGTCGACGCCGACGAAATCGTCGAGGAACTCGACGAGGACGTCGACCTCGAGGAGTAA